The DNA sequence TAGAAAATAGATAATTTGTCAGGTCAGTCGCTTAATGTAATTGATTGAAATCTGTTGCTAGAATAATTATAGCATAATACTACCACACTGTTTGATTTATATTGGCACCGTAAATTCAAGGATCACGAAGACACGTTGAAAATATACGGGGAACTCACGTGACAACCGTTCCCACAAACGGAGCCGTGTTAGCTACGGGGCATGTTAACAGGCTGGTTCGACTTAACACGGCGCTACGCAGACCGGTCTCCGCCTGGCTCGGTACGGCGCTTGCACGGGCGCCACCGAAGCGTGACGACGGCACATACCACGACAGTCTCGTGAGAGCGAGGCAGCTGCGCGAGCCAAGGGACGGCTCCATGACGACAGCTTATCCACAAACTGCCGTTAATGCGGGACGTAAGCTAATTAAATGCTTCGTGTGTGTGGATATTACGCTCACATGAGAAAATTAATGTTATGTTCTTCaaagaaatgttatatatttgtataaatcCCGCAAGAGCTGCCAGTTCACGTGGGATGGGCGAGGTAAAATGATCCAACTTTTGCTCAGCCGGCCACTCTCCCAGACCACCAAGGCGAGGTGAGCTATGGACTTGAGGAAATAGTTCAAAGAAAACACCGACACTACACTCCCTTGCCTACTGTTTTAGGTGGAAAAAACCTTCTCATTAATAGCATAACACACCGGACTCCAAAATATCAGGTATTTTATGACATGAAAAGCTGATTTACTCTcttacagagaaagagagacgaCTCCCCTCGTCCCtcaatatttatatacactTCCCCGTAGGTTACGGAATACCAGCATTCCCTATCTCCCGTCATGTATTATCGTATTGGAACAGTATAGTCAGCGTCTCACTTGTTATTTTCATAACCCTTCCTATCGGATTTTGTAGAAATCCCCCCATCGAGAACACATAGACCGTTCCTAAAAACCGACCGCATATCCCGGAAGACTGTCTGCGGTCCGCTCAAAATTCGCAATTTCTCTGAAGGCAAATCATAAAAGGCATTAATTAAACAGGGTTAGCACGAACGTTTCTTTGGGTTGGgtgcatattaaatattatgCTCCCTTCGACCTGAAAAACACCGATAAATCGAGGCACCCCGTCCCGCTTTATTATAGGAGTTCTGAAAAGTTCACATGACGTCACTGTGCACCGCGCACGGCCCGGGTGCCGACGTGGCGCGAGGATGGGCGGAAGGGATGTGTGACTTGCGAGACTGTCAGCAAGGCTGGTAAGATGCGGACCACTATATGcgtataatttattattaaaatgaacataGACGTACTAATATATGCGTAATAATAATACGTGCGTGCATTTGAGTATAAATATACGTGTTGCAAAACACGGTGTAACTGCTGAGATGCTCGCGAAGTTACGCCGTTtctatttgttattgttttgcagCGTTAGAATAATTTGGATTtggcatgtttctgtgtgttcacATTACGATTCTTAAAAACACCTCGGTTGTATTTCAATGCTAAGCAAAAAAGGAAGCTTCCTTAGCACACAGACATTTTAGAATAATCCTCGTCATTTAAAAGTCAagtaaatacttttttttctcatgatTAACTTTAGATGTCAACCAAAGTATTGTCTcgtgtttaaatacataatgacATGGTCGCGCTAGTATTTCTGCCGAAACGGATATCTTTTGACAAAGTTAATAAAACTGTCTCGTACTTACCTATACGCGCCACCAGATGTTGCTAGAACTCCAGCCCAAAAGAAGCTGTCCGTCAGAATAGTCGTGTAATGGGCGAAGCTGTatgttaacacaaacacaccgaTCCAGTAAGTTCCATGAGGATGAGTCGTATAAAgttaattcatgttttaaatataaaactatcTGGTGGAAAAAAGCTAGGAAAAATATCGAAAGAAATGAAATTCACATCTAATAAAAAAGTGTTAAGATTATAGATAATAGAGTAACACAGTAGTCTGCATTTGTACTCAATAACGTGTAGCCATTAGCCACAAAGAATTTATTTCCTGTGTTGCTAAAAGAATGTTTAAAACCGTGGTCACATAAATGCTAAAGTGCTGTGTTGTAATCGATGAAATTGTGATTGTGAGCACTGGAACGATGGAAAGCTTCACTTGGGAGAAAAAAAGCTCGTTCTGCAAGTCCGTACTGTACGCAAACTAAAGGCAGTGTCAGCTGGGTGACGAGTGTGTGCTAAACTCGCTGCACAGGCGTATACAGACGGAGCAGAGTGAAACTACAAAGTGAAAAGCATTAGGCAGGCAGATGAGGAACTACTGAAGATGtgggcttgtttttttttttaactacttCTCCAGTATATTACTCCAgtttattaaatacaaaacaaacagatagatAAAACAAATGGATCTAATATAACAAATACAACTCCAAAAAAGCAAAGAAGTGCTAGGTAAGCAGATGCAATGATGGGAACAAGGTCTATGTTCACACTCTGCTTTGCAGGTAGCCAATAAGACTGTGCTGATGATGCAACACTGAATGGGTATGtagtaatgtttgtttgtgtactcacagagcaccatgtcacaagagGAGGCAGTGGGAGGCCCCTCCCCACGCTCGGACCCTCCGCTCTTCGAGACCTCTTCAGACGAGCACCCCCCTGGGGCTGAAGCCGTTACACCCCGACCTCCAtctgctcctccacccactcTGGGCGAACCACAGCATGAGACAAGAGAGGAGGGTGCTGCAGTTCCAGCCAACCAGGCCCAAGAGGTGTCACAGGACCAATCACAGGCTGAGGAGGAGTCACAGGACCAATCACAGGATGGCACCAAGGTTCAAACGACTGATTGCAGTGAATCGGTGAACTTGGAGCCAGAAGCTACTGAAGCGGAGGTGGAGGTACTGTACGATACTCTCATGGTGATGTACCATTTTTAAGGGGTTGTAATTTtaatgtgcatctgtgtgtctacattgtgtgtgtgtgtgtttagcccTCAGAACAATCTACATCTAAAGGTTGGGGATGGGGCTCCTGGGGAAAGGCTCTACTGACATCCGCTACTTCCACAGTGGGTACGTCTCTCTATGGCGACCCTGCTGCCACAGATCTGTTACTATAGTAACTGAAACAGGCGGTCAGTGCCTATGGGAACCTGACAGGGACAGAATACTTTACACTTTGCACATTCCTActggcatctctctctctctctctctgcatctctcagGGCCATTTTTCTCAATATAATGACAACATTCTGTTTATGTAATTGAGTTAAAAAACTTAAACATAAAATGTTCTCATACCTGCAGACCTCAGACATCATTTGACCCTTCTTAGCAATGCTTTTTGACCCCTCTGTTCTTTCTGCGGTGCTGTGCACAGGTCATGGCCTTAGCTCTGTGCGGGAGAAGGCGGGTGTGACCCTGCGGGGTCGTCAGACGTCGACATGCGAGGATGCCGAGGAGGCAGTGGAGAACTCTGAACCAGACGGCACGTTGTCGCCGGCGACTGAGCCGGTGGACGACCTGGCAGGACGGCCTGGCACCACGGCCCGGGGCATGCTGTCCTCCATCACCAGCGCCATGCAGAACACTGTGAGTTCTTGCCTGCCactggtgtctgtctgtctgtccctccatGAATCCGCATGTCTGTCCATCCTCCTGTTTTTCCACCTGTCCGTCTAGTGGcgtgtcctgtgtcctgtcacACCATGTCTCGTTCTACCTGTCCAATCTATCCCTAATATCCCTCTATCCATAATATCTATCACTAATATCCATTTATCCATAACTCTGACCTTGTTATTAGTGAATATTATATTTAGCCTATCTCTGTGAACTAGGCATAgtctttgttctttctttcaagTATGAATGAATTAGGATAGATTAAGCGATGGTTGAATAAATTAACAGAATCAGCCAATCTGCTACAGTGGTGACCCGGTGAATACTGATGGCCTTGGGATGGTtcagtcatttttctttcatttctctctctctctctatccccttctctccctccctctctccgttctctgtgtctgtgcacctcAGGGTAAGTCTGTGTTGACTGGAGGCCTTGATGCGTTGGAATTCATCGGGAAGAAAACGATGACGGTGTTGGCAGAGAGTGACCCGGGCTTTAAGAAGACCAAAATACTGATGGAGAGAACCGTCTCCCTCTCACAGGTGAGCGGGCGGCACAGCGACGAGCAGTAAATGCTGCTCCTCTGCCACTAACCATCACACGCTGCCATCGCCCTCCCCCCATGACACTAACATCAAACATTGAGTGCTGCCATCTCACCTTGATGCCTCCAAACGCCATACATGTTGCCATCTTCTCCCGATGCCACTAAACATCACACCATGAATGCTGCCACCTCACCCCAATGCTGTTAATGTCGTGCGGATGTGGTGAATTGGATTCTGGTGGCACGTGTGGGAaatagtgtctgtgtttgtgtgtgggggggcggtCTGTGTTTTTAACTCTCAATCTACATGTGAATGTTGGGGCTGGGGCAAACTCAgatgtttgctgtttttgtagacatggaagaaaatgtttgaagaTGGGAAACTCACCCGAACTCCCCTTGCAGAGAGACACACCACAGTGTTGACCCCTGTCAACTGTTACAAGCATCAAGTGTTCTgataataagtgtgtgtgtgtgtgtgtgtgtgtgtgtgtgtgtgtgtgtgtgtgtgtgtgtgtgtgtgtgtgtgtgtgtgtgtgtgtgtgtgtgtgtgtgtgtgtgtgtgtgtgtgtagatgctgAGGGAAGCTAAGGAGAAGGAGTATGAAAGACTGAGCAGTCAGGTGGTGACTGAGCCCACGGCCCATTACAGTGTTCTGTTTGATGATTATCAAGGCCTGTCCCACCTGGAGGCCCTGGAGATGCTATCCAATGAGAGTGAATGCAGGGTGagcacttatatatatatatatatatatacacacacacacatctgcacaggcgcacacccccccacatatGGAGAGGTTGAGCTCTTCGACTGTGATGTTTTAACTCTCACCGCTTGTCACGTTGctctttcctttcatgtttGATGCCTCCCCATcatctctcactccttctgtcCTCCTTCTTCTCAGGTTCAGGCTGCTCTTGCCTCTCTGGAGGAGGAGTGCTTGGAGCTCCTGAAGAAAGATCTGATCGAGATTAAGGAGCTCTTCATCGccagggaggaggaagaggaagggcaGCCAGGCTCAGGGGAAAACGGTGATCTTTGCTCCCAAGTTCAGACTTTTAGCTCGCTACGTGAGTCCTGAAAGAAGGTTCAGATTATAGTCCTCAGATTATAATCCCACGGCCAATCGGATCCAAATAGGAAGGGTAATTATCAGATCAATCTGGATCGTGATTGAAACTGGGTTTATGAATTAGTGCTGGATTAGATTCTGATTTGCGAATCAAAGTGGAGTTTTCTTGCTTTTGATCCAGTTGTGATAAAGTGGTGTGAATAATGCTGGTTTAGACCGCATCAGCATTTAGGATGAAGGTTCTCAGTTGTAGTCCCGGTGACACTTCTTCCTGCTCCAGCTACCGAGGGCTTGGCCATGATGAAGAGTCGAACCAGTCGAAACAGTACAGggtagctgttcccaggactgcagtTAAGAGCCTCTGGATTAGATATTTTTTGGAATGTGCTACAGCACAATTtgcttgcttatttatttatttgcaaatccACATTCATAAAGATTAATCCGAATGAAATGCTGACGTTAATTTGAATTAACTGGTAATCCATATGATCCCTTAATTTCTCttctgttgtatttgtgagCACTACACTTCTTTGATGAGTTAAACGCgttctttggtgtgtgtgtgtgtgtgtgttgtctagCTGCTGATGGGGAAGAGTTTGTCAGTGTACTCACAGAGCTGCTCTTTGAGTTGCATGTTGCTGCTACACCAGACAAATTGAACAAGGTACAATTTGTTCAACtgtccctctcccctcccccctctttctctctttcccaacctctctctcctctcggtACCCTGTCTTTCGCTCCCTTGTTCTCTGCCTTTATTCTTATTCACATGGCTGAGTGTCCATAGAGTAACCCTCAGGGTTAACACGTGCACACTCCGAGTCTCTGGTCATGACATGCACCTCTCACTGCTTCACAGGCTCGCGTGAAGGCCTATGACTGGACGAGGGAAGCGGAAAAGCCTGTCGCCACGGACGGTGCTACGCAGGCATCTGAGGAATCGAGGGAAGATGGTCCCGCCCCGTGCCCCTCCCTGGGGTcggagggagggggtggggaggaaGGGGTGGAAAGGAAAGCAGCAGATGACGGCTCCAACAGGAAATTGCAGGTGCCGATCAGTGTTGGGGCctgtgtgatttttatttatttttttgccaacATGTCCAGTGAGACTGATCAGTTTTTAACAGGATGATTTAAACAACTTCAGTGCAGTGGACCGGGAAATGGCACTCATGCACTGGCATGAACAGTCTTTCAGCAAGAATATAGTTAATGTACATATTTCAGCTCAGTGGTCTGCATAGGCAAATGTCTAACTGTgtgcacttctgtgtgtgtatgtgtatatagagtgtgtatcTGTCCTCAGTAGGCAGTCTCGCAGAGGTGACTGCTCGCAGTATAGAACAGCTACACAAGGTGGCCGAACTGATTCTGCATGGACAAGATGTAGAGAAACCAGCAGTCCAGCAGGCCAAAATActctccaggtgtgtgtgggtggggtgcgtacgtgcgtgcctGCAGTGTCTGTCAATAGGTTGGGGTATCATTTTTTAGGGTTCAAGCATGTAGTGCTTGTTTAAACTCTTTACTTTAACTTTTAACTTATAATTTGTACTTATTTTTGCCTGgtcttatttttaatttttactgcTCATTTCTAAactgtgacctttgacctctgacctttcagGTTGACTTTTGCAATGTGCAAGGAAGTGGGCTGCTTGGCGCACAGGTTCTCTGACACACTTTTGGCAGTAGGGGTGAGTGTGATAGGTCAGAGATCAGTTTAAGTCTGCAAGCACCTCACTTACTCACACTGAGGCACTGCAGGAGAATACAGGTCTGAAgtctgtgtgttattttttttttaagtgttctgTTTATCTTAAAGACTAAACCCCTCCTCTTTCAGAGTCAGAATAAAGCAGAAGAATTGAATCCTCTGGTGAACAGCGTGATGCTTGAGgtattaatgtaatgtaatgctaGTAACGATAATAACGACTTCATCAAATTTACTCTTGCCActcttttgtgtgtatattggtacatgtatttgtgtgtgtgtgtgtgtgtgtgtgtgtgtgtgttcctacaCAGGGCTCTAACAGCACTACCTACATCCAGAACGCTTTCCAGCTCCTGCTGCCAGTGTTACAGATCTCCCATATCCAGTCCAGCAGGGCCTTAGCTAGCCCCAACAAACAACCATCCCCTACAGACTGAGCAGTTTGCCATGTGtggatttgtctttgtgtttgtgtttgtgtttgtgtgtgtgtgtgtgtgtgtgtgtgtgtgtaagtgtctgtTGGAAagtgtgctgttttatttcatgaacTCCTGCAAAAAGTGCAATTTGTACTTGTGTACagcaaaacacatgcacaaatattcTTATGTAATTCAGAAAATAATATGGGAACTAATAACTTATTGAGGAAGCCATTAGTGTCTATCCATGTAACATACTGTAACTTTAAATGTGTTCCATTACTGTATGAGCAAATGCAGATGAAAGTAAGTTATTAACTATCCATATTACAATCCACAGACAAACCCTACAACAGATTTAACACTGTTTCAAAATGAGATAACCCAAAAAATGTCTGAAGTCCTAGTTTGACAGAAATAAGTTTTATGCTTATGCCAATATTTTACacttaaaaaaatcattttcttaatgacttttttttttagatctagAAATTCTATTGATGTCCTTATTCATGTTATCTAGCTGTGAATAACAGTAGTTAACATTCCAGTTCTAGACCTACATGGAAAATTCTACAATCTGAAAGGTTAAGACATCTCATTGCTTACTTTTAAGGtatgactgaaaaaaaaagtctttgagGTCCAAAACCCCCAGTACTGCCAATGCAGGCACAGTGAGTCAATTGCTTCCTAAACCTGGCACGTTCACTAGTGAGAGACGGAAAGACGTCAGTGCACGCTTTACCCTGATTGAGTAAGAACTTGTACTGTATAACAGAGAACTACACTGAGGTGTTTCTGGTGGTTGTAATGTTAAGTTGTAATTGCGGTTGACACTTGGACTGCCTTGATTTTCTTTTCAGGCTGGGTGGCCACAGAaagcatttctgtgttttcagaCTAACCAGCAAAGACTGCTGTTCAGTGTTGTAGAGTGTGCTTAATTGTACTGatgtttcaatttaaaaataactttaactTTGATCTGTGGCATTAATCTGAGAGTAAATTAACAGAGGGATCagttactgttttattttctctgaacAGTCTAAGAAAGACATAAACCAGTGTATTGCTGTATGCTA is a window from the Electrophorus electricus isolate fEleEle1 chromosome 9, fEleEle1.pri, whole genome shotgun sequence genome containing:
- the fam114a1 gene encoding protein NOXP20 produces the protein MSQEEAVGGPSPRSDPPLFETSSDEHPPGAEAVTPRPPSAPPPTLGEPQHETREEGAAVPANQAQEVSQDQSQAEEESQDQSQDGTKVQTTDCSESVNLEPEATEAEVEPSEQSTSKGWGWGSWGKALLTSATSTVGHGLSSVREKAGVTLRGRQTSTCEDAEEAVENSEPDGTLSPATEPVDDLAGRPGTTARGMLSSITSAMQNTGKSVLTGGLDALEFIGKKTMTVLAESDPGFKKTKILMERTVSLSQMLREAKEKEYERLSSQVVTEPTAHYSVLFDDYQGLSHLEALEMLSNESECRVQAALASLEEECLELLKKDLIEIKELFIAREEEEEGQPGSGENAADGEEFVSVLTELLFELHVAATPDKLNKARVKAYDWTREAEKPVATDGATQASEESREDGPAPCPSLGSEGGGGEEGVERKAADDGSNRKLQSVYLSSVGSLAEVTARSIEQLHKVAELILHGQDVEKPAVQQAKILSRLTFAMCKEVGCLAHRFSDTLLAVGSQNKAEELNPLVNSVMLEGSNSTTYIQNAFQLLLPVLQISHIQSSRALASPNKQPSPTD